Proteins co-encoded in one Kiritimatiellia bacterium genomic window:
- a CDS encoding Gfo/Idh/MocA family oxidoreductase, translating into MKKIGFIDYFLDEWHANNYPKWIRESSFKDKFDVCYAWAEKDQEAGGQTSRQWCATQKVELTATKEELTEKSDCIVVLSPNNPERHEDLCRDVLSSGKPVYVDKTFAPDLKTAEKLFAWAEKSKTPMFSSSALRFAQEVADIKTNREINDIKFVATRGPGRFAIYSIHQVEMIVSLMGPGVKRLMHCGTESVPVMLLDYEHGRRAMFSMLPEHPFQISVQHGEGKGINIPEVKGGFFQSFIERMLGFFENREPVVPKEETLAIMAILEAGRRALNATDEWTAIPK; encoded by the coding sequence ATGAAAAAAATTGGATTCATAGATTATTTTCTGGACGAGTGGCATGCCAATAATTATCCGAAATGGATCAGGGAAAGTTCATTCAAGGATAAATTTGACGTTTGTTATGCCTGGGCGGAAAAGGACCAGGAGGCGGGGGGACAGACAAGCCGGCAGTGGTGCGCAACCCAGAAAGTGGAATTGACCGCCACAAAGGAAGAATTAACAGAGAAATCGGACTGCATTGTGGTTCTTTCCCCTAATAATCCCGAGCGTCATGAGGATTTGTGCCGCGATGTGCTTTCGTCCGGGAAACCGGTCTATGTTGACAAAACTTTCGCGCCCGATCTTAAAACCGCGGAAAAGCTGTTTGCCTGGGCGGAAAAATCCAAGACGCCGATGTTTTCCAGTTCCGCCCTGAGATTTGCGCAGGAAGTCGCGGATATCAAAACCAACAGGGAAATCAACGATATAAAATTCGTTGCCACCCGCGGGCCGGGCCGCTTTGCCATTTACAGCATTCACCAGGTGGAAATGATCGTCTCGCTGATGGGTCCCGGCGTAAAACGGCTGATGCATTGCGGCACAGAAAGCGTGCCGGTCATGCTCCTTGACTATGAGCATGGCCGCCGGGCCATGTTCAGCATGCTTCCCGAGCATCCTTTCCAGATTTCCGTCCAGCACGGCGAAGGCAAAGGGATAAATATTCCGGAAGTGAAAGGCGGCTTTTTCCAGAGTTTTATTGAGCGGATGCTGGGCTTCTTTGAAAATCGGGAGCCGGTCGTGCCGAAGGAAGAAACTCTGGCAATCATGGCGATTCTGGAAGCCGGACGGCGGGCGCTGAACGCAACCGATGAATGGACGGCTATTCCGAAATAA
- a CDS encoding Gfo/Idh/MocA family oxidoreductase produces the protein MKKMQFGVVGCGAIAKAHIEAFKEHDAQCAGVADNNPEAAKKFAAELGGARICKDYRELVDAVKPDLISICTPPVAHEETAVYALQQGVHVLCEKPLAYDIQAARRVRDAAEKSRALLMPAFRHRFMYANIMLRDIAASGEIGDIVLFNNIFCGPSFAMETKWFTKKAVAGGGCLLDTNSHSVDLFRFIVGEIAEQRALMHRHFKTTDVEDAGVLVVKSDKGALGVMASSFVAGSGSAFIEITGTKGKMRYDYTDREKVLVRLAGDKDWTARPVKQSNGFAEEISHFLGAIEGKHKLSCTVVDGVRVMEVICGVY, from the coding sequence CGCCGGCGTCGCGGATAACAACCCGGAAGCGGCCAAAAAATTCGCCGCCGAACTGGGCGGCGCGCGGATTTGCAAGGATTACCGGGAACTGGTGGATGCGGTCAAGCCCGACCTGATCAGCATTTGCACCCCGCCCGTGGCGCACGAAGAAACGGCGGTTTATGCGCTTCAACAAGGCGTGCATGTCCTTTGTGAAAAACCGCTGGCGTATGACATCCAAGCGGCGCGGCGCGTGCGCGACGCCGCGGAAAAATCACGGGCATTGTTGATGCCGGCTTTTCGCCACCGCTTCATGTATGCCAATATCATGCTGCGCGATATTGCGGCTTCCGGAGAAATCGGCGATATAGTCTTGTTTAATAATATCTTTTGCGGGCCGTCTTTTGCCATGGAAACAAAATGGTTTACCAAAAAGGCTGTCGCCGGCGGCGGCTGCCTGCTGGATACCAACAGCCATTCGGTTGATCTTTTCAGATTCATCGTCGGCGAAATCGCGGAACAGCGGGCGCTCATGCACCGGCATTTTAAAACGACCGACGTTGAAGACGCCGGAGTGCTGGTGGTCAAATCCGACAAGGGCGCGCTGGGCGTCATGGCGTCTTCCTTTGTGGCCGGATCCGGCTCGGCCTTCATTGAAATCACCGGCACAAAGGGCAAAATGCGCTACGATTATACCGACCGCGAAAAGGTGCTGGTGCGTCTGGCCGGCGACAAGGATTGGACCGCCCGGCCCGTCAAGCAAAGCAACGGCTTTGCCGAGGAAATCAGCCATTTCCTCGGCGCCATTGAAGGCAAACACAAGTTATCATGCACGGTTGTTGACGGAGTGCGGGTGATGGAAGTGATTTGCGGAGTGTATTAA